The genomic DNA CGCTTGCGGCCCTTGGCGCGGCGGGCGTTGATCACGGCGCGGCCGCCGCGGGTCTTCATGCGAACGAGAAAACCGTGGGTACGGGCGCGGCGGACTTTGGATGCTTGGTAAGTGCGTTTCATGGTGATTTCCTGGCATACCCCGAAACACACAAAGAGTTTTCAGGGAAACCCGCGATTATCGCAAACATTCAGCCCCAGGACAATGCAGCGTCGGGCCTCACGCCCTTTTCGCCCTCGCGGAAG from Variovorax sp. PBL-E5 includes the following:
- the rpmH gene encoding 50S ribosomal protein L34, which gives rise to MKRTYQASKVRRARTHGFLVRMKTRGGRAVINARRAKGRKRLAV